The following are from one region of the Streptomyces changanensis genome:
- a CDS encoding glycosyltransferase gives MKNRSERRPRVLYLAFYFPPSRASGVYRARATANHLVEKGWDVTVCAAPLDFLHNVIGSVDEELSKTVDPRIRVERPSLNQYTWQQDLRDYSWLRRSFPLTAKRVYEFSQTKLFPERYSSWAWASVTRALKLHAKDRFDVVVATGNPFASFGAAWLFNKLTGVPYVMDYRDSWTLDLFHDEPAFPEGHIAWAWEKRMIGKAAASVFVNEALRGWHAERYPEVADRMMVVPNGWDADVLPKVVEKAAGELPAAGDGDGGTAAGDTAAGGDGVAAAAAEAVAAAEAVTGAEAAQERRAPLKFTYLGTLTAKQPVEEMAEAFKIARRHPDLADAELQIHGHLGFFKNSPGALKARLGLQDGPRPEGVEDTGLRYCGPVSKTEVGKVYEEADVLVFLAGGGRYVTSGKIFEYMAFGHPIVSVHQPGIAAQDVLDGYPLWFNADSLDVEELAASMVAAGKAARDLTPDQRAAARRHADTYTREATLAPFEQRLREIVER, from the coding sequence ATGAAGAACCGTAGCGAACGGCGCCCCCGTGTGCTCTACCTGGCGTTCTACTTCCCCCCGTCGCGCGCGAGCGGTGTCTACCGCGCCCGCGCCACCGCCAACCACCTCGTGGAGAAGGGCTGGGACGTCACCGTCTGCGCGGCCCCGCTGGACTTCCTCCACAACGTGATCGGCTCCGTGGACGAGGAGCTGTCGAAGACCGTCGACCCGCGCATCCGCGTGGAGCGGCCGTCCCTCAACCAGTACACCTGGCAGCAGGACCTGCGCGACTACAGCTGGCTGCGGCGCAGCTTCCCGCTGACGGCCAAGCGCGTCTACGAGTTCAGCCAGACGAAGCTCTTCCCCGAGCGCTACTCGTCCTGGGCGTGGGCATCGGTCACGCGGGCGCTGAAGCTGCACGCCAAGGACCGCTTCGACGTCGTGGTCGCCACCGGCAACCCGTTCGCCTCGTTCGGCGCCGCCTGGCTGTTCAACAAGCTCACGGGCGTCCCGTACGTCATGGACTACCGCGACTCCTGGACCCTCGACCTCTTCCACGACGAGCCGGCCTTCCCCGAGGGGCACATCGCCTGGGCGTGGGAGAAGCGCATGATCGGCAAGGCGGCCGCGTCCGTCTTCGTCAACGAGGCCCTGCGCGGCTGGCACGCCGAGCGCTACCCGGAGGTCGCCGACCGCATGATGGTCGTGCCCAACGGCTGGGACGCGGACGTGCTGCCGAAGGTCGTCGAGAAGGCCGCCGGTGAGCTGCCCGCCGCCGGTGACGGTGACGGCGGCACGGCGGCCGGTGACACGGCGGCCGGCGGGGACGGCGTCGCCGCGGCGGCCGCCGAGGCGGTCGCGGCGGCGGAGGCGGTCACGGGGGCGGAGGCGGCGCAGGAGCGGCGCGCCCCGCTGAAGTTCACGTACCTCGGCACGCTCACCGCGAAGCAGCCGGTGGAGGAGATGGCCGAGGCGTTCAAGATCGCCCGGCGCCACCCCGACCTGGCCGACGCCGAGTTGCAGATCCACGGCCACCTCGGCTTCTTCAAGAACAGCCCCGGCGCCCTCAAGGCCCGCCTCGGCCTCCAGGACGGCCCGCGCCCCGAGGGCGTCGAGGACACCGGGCTGCGCTACTGCGGCCCCGTCTCCAAGACCGAGGTCGGCAAGGTCTACGAGGAGGCCGACGTCCTCGTCTTCCTCGCGGGCGGCGGCAGGTACGTCACCTCCGGCAAGATCTTCGAGTACATGGCCTTCGGGCACCCGATCGTCTCCGTCCACCAGCCCGGCATCGCCGCGCAGGACGTGCTCGACGGGTACCCGCTGTGGTTCAACGCCGACAGCCTGGACGTCGAGGAGCTGGCCGCGTCGATGGTCGCCGCGGGCAAGGCCGCCCGTGACCTGACGCCCGACCAGCGCGCGGCGGCGCGGCGCCACGCCGACACCTACACGCGTGAGGCGACGCTCGCCCCGTTCGAGCAGCGCCTGCGGGAGATCGTCGAACGCTGA
- a CDS encoding glycosyltransferase, which produces MKQAASRDAAVVTPWYPTRELPFRGSFVYDMVAATAPGCDSLTVYHGDPWVAAMDAATTKAVEEANAKLMARAAHRVPTAGGAELVHFPVTTPRGQLYGAQARNHERHLRQVLGGKPIDAPVVHAHVGLPSGWAALQNARPDAKVFVTEHASFLDKVFQDPEAVELYDAVLERAAGFLVVGDPVTEAVARQFPRHAGKIGRIPNPVSFDAPRAEPVKDLRNWLYLGGILESKGCRWLVEAFAQCHAEDPTLTLTMVGEGELRRPLTERVAELGLADAVKLPGSIPHDEALGLMRSHDLLVHPSRYETFGMTIVEGVAAGMPLLVTRCGGPEKTLAGIEDAAGELIDVEENAESISEGFRRLRARFLGGGLDLERAQAKLAADYGYEAVAQAHYRLWFPDSP; this is translated from the coding sequence ATGAAGCAGGCAGCATCCCGGGATGCAGCCGTGGTCACGCCGTGGTATCCGACACGGGAGTTGCCTTTCCGGGGTTCCTTCGTCTACGACATGGTGGCGGCGACCGCACCCGGCTGCGACAGCCTCACGGTCTACCACGGCGACCCCTGGGTCGCCGCGATGGACGCGGCGACGACCAAGGCGGTCGAGGAGGCCAACGCCAAGCTCATGGCCCGCGCCGCGCACCGCGTGCCCACCGCGGGCGGCGCCGAGCTCGTCCACTTCCCCGTCACGACACCGCGCGGCCAGCTCTACGGCGCGCAGGCCCGCAACCACGAGCGGCACCTGCGCCAGGTCCTCGGCGGCAAGCCCATCGACGCGCCCGTCGTCCACGCCCACGTGGGACTCCCCAGCGGATGGGCGGCGCTGCAGAACGCCCGCCCCGACGCCAAGGTGTTCGTGACCGAGCACGCCTCGTTCCTCGACAAGGTCTTCCAGGACCCCGAGGCCGTCGAGCTCTACGACGCGGTCCTGGAGCGGGCGGCCGGCTTCCTCGTCGTCGGCGACCCCGTCACCGAGGCCGTCGCGCGGCAGTTCCCCCGGCACGCCGGCAAGATAGGGCGCATCCCCAACCCGGTCTCCTTCGACGCCCCGCGCGCCGAGCCGGTCAAGGACCTGCGCAACTGGCTCTACCTGGGCGGCATCCTGGAGAGCAAGGGCTGCCGGTGGCTCGTCGAGGCGTTCGCCCAGTGCCACGCCGAGGACCCGACGCTCACGCTCACGATGGTGGGCGAGGGCGAGCTGCGCCGCCCGCTCACCGAGCGCGTCGCCGAACTCGGGCTCGCCGACGCGGTGAAGCTGCCCGGCTCCATTCCGCACGACGAGGCCCTCGGACTGATGCGGAGCCACGACCTGCTGGTGCACCCCAGCCGGTACGAGACGTTCGGCATGACCATCGTCGAGGGCGTCGCCGCCGGCATGCCGCTCCTGGTCACCCGCTGCGGCGGCCCCGAGAAGACCCTCGCCGGTATCGAGGACGCCGCGGGCGAACTCATCGACGTGGAGGAGAACGCGGAGTCGATCAGCGAGGGCTTCCGGCGCCTGCGCGCCCGTTTCCTCGGCGGCGGACTGGACCTCGAACGCGCCCAGGCGAAGCTCGCCGCCGACTACGGCTACGAGGCCGTGGCCCAGGCGCACTACCGACTCTGGTTCCCCGACTCCCCGTGA
- the wecB gene encoding non-hydrolyzing UDP-N-acetylglucosamine 2-epimerase, with product MKVISIVGARPQLVKLAPIAAAFAGTEHEHFIVHTGQHYDADLSDVFFQGLGIPDPDVHLGVGSGSHGVQTGSVLSALDPVLEREKPDWVLVYGDTNSTIAGALSAVKMHLPVAHLEAGLRSFNRRMPEEHNRVLTDHCADVLLAPTEEAMRHLADEGLKDRAVLAGDVMVDICLRIRDAVLAGEHAAPALPEGIDPTQPFLLATLHRPDNTDDPERLAAIVDALAALPLPVALLAHPRLVARAQKHGIELAKGSVHVGRPLPYAGLVAAVLASAGVVTDSGGLQKEAFLLERITTTIRPETEWVETVDTGWNVLVPDPHLMSADEWAATVTRAVPTADKGIPYGDGRAAHNVVRILEEWQSTVRNDG from the coding sequence GTGAAAGTCATCAGCATCGTCGGCGCCCGTCCCCAACTGGTGAAGCTCGCGCCCATCGCGGCCGCGTTCGCAGGGACGGAGCACGAGCACTTCATTGTGCACACCGGGCAGCACTACGACGCCGACCTCTCGGACGTCTTCTTCCAGGGTCTCGGCATCCCCGACCCGGACGTCCACCTCGGCGTCGGCTCGGGCAGCCACGGCGTCCAGACCGGCTCCGTGCTCTCCGCGCTCGACCCGGTCCTGGAGCGGGAGAAGCCCGACTGGGTCCTCGTCTACGGCGACACCAACTCCACCATCGCCGGCGCCCTCTCCGCCGTGAAGATGCACCTGCCCGTCGCGCACCTGGAGGCGGGCCTGCGCTCCTTCAACCGGCGCATGCCGGAGGAGCACAACCGCGTCCTCACCGACCACTGCGCCGATGTGCTCCTCGCCCCGACCGAGGAGGCCATGCGCCACCTCGCCGACGAGGGCCTGAAGGACCGCGCGGTCCTCGCGGGCGACGTCATGGTCGACATCTGCCTGCGCATCCGCGACGCCGTCCTCGCCGGCGAGCACGCCGCCCCGGCGCTGCCCGAGGGCATCGACCCCACGCAGCCCTTCCTGCTGGCCACCCTGCACCGGCCGGACAACACCGACGACCCCGAGCGGCTCGCCGCCATCGTCGACGCGCTCGCCGCGCTGCCCCTGCCGGTCGCCCTGCTCGCCCACCCGCGGCTCGTCGCCCGCGCGCAGAAGCACGGCATCGAGCTCGCCAAGGGCTCCGTCCACGTCGGCCGCCCGCTGCCGTACGCCGGCCTCGTCGCCGCCGTCCTGGCCTCGGCCGGCGTCGTCACCGACTCCGGCGGCCTGCAGAAGGAGGCGTTCCTGCTGGAGCGCATCACCACCACCATCCGCCCCGAGACGGAGTGGGTCGAGACCGTCGACACCGGCTGGAACGTCCTCGTCCCGGACCCGCACCTCATGTCCGCCGACGAGTGGGCCGCCACCGTCACCCGCGCCGTCCCCACCGCCGACAAGGGCATCCCGTACGGCGACGGGCGCGCCGCGCACAACGTCGTCCGCATCCTCGAGGAATGGCAGAGCACCGTCCGCAACGACGGCTGA
- the galE gene encoding UDP-glucose 4-epimerase GalE: MTWMITGGAGFIGSHVVRAMAGAGEGVVVVDDLSSGRADRLPAGVPLETGTVLDRDFLDRVLREHAVTGIVHVAAKKQVAESVARPLFYYRQNVEGLRVLLDAAVAAGVGRFLFSSSAAVYGTPDVDLVTEETPCRPINPYGETKLAGEWMVGAVGRTHGMATAALRYFNVAGAAAPELADDGAHNLVPMVFERLTAGRAPLVFGDDYATPDGTCVRDYIHIEDIASAHLAAARRLAADPGASLVLNVGRGEGVSVTEMIDVIGEVTGLPATPEVAPRRPGDPARVVASSDLVRAELGWTARYGVREMVASAWAGWRLRHPA; encoded by the coding sequence ATGACCTGGATGATCACCGGAGGTGCCGGATTCATCGGCTCGCACGTGGTGCGGGCGATGGCCGGGGCCGGCGAAGGCGTCGTCGTCGTCGACGACCTGAGCTCCGGGCGCGCCGACCGGCTGCCCGCCGGGGTTCCGCTGGAGACCGGCACGGTCCTCGACCGGGACTTCCTCGACCGGGTCCTGCGCGAGCACGCCGTCACCGGGATCGTGCACGTCGCGGCGAAGAAGCAGGTCGCCGAGTCCGTCGCCCGGCCGCTCTTCTACTACCGGCAGAACGTCGAGGGCCTGCGCGTCCTGCTCGACGCCGCCGTCGCGGCCGGCGTCGGCAGGTTCCTGTTCTCCTCGTCGGCCGCCGTGTACGGGACGCCCGACGTCGACCTCGTCACCGAGGAGACCCCCTGCCGGCCCATCAACCCGTACGGCGAGACCAAGCTCGCGGGGGAGTGGATGGTCGGCGCGGTCGGCCGGACCCACGGCATGGCGACCGCCGCGCTGCGCTACTTCAACGTGGCCGGCGCCGCCGCCCCCGAACTCGCCGACGACGGCGCGCACAACCTCGTGCCCATGGTCTTCGAGCGGCTCACCGCCGGCCGGGCGCCGCTGGTCTTCGGCGACGACTACGCCACGCCCGACGGCACGTGCGTGCGCGACTACATCCACATCGAGGACATCGCCTCCGCCCACCTCGCCGCCGCGCGGCGGCTCGCCGCCGACCCGGGGGCCTCGCTCGTCCTCAACGTGGGCCGTGGCGAGGGCGTCTCGGTCACCGAGATGATCGACGTCATCGGGGAGGTGACCGGACTGCCGGCCACCCCGGAGGTCGCCCCCCGCCGGCCGGGCGACCCCGCCCGCGTCGTCGCCTCGTCCGACCTGGTCCGCGCGGAGCTGGGGTGGACGGCCCGGTACGGCGTGCGCGAGATGGTCGCGTCGGCCTGGGCGGGCTGGCGCCTGCGCCACCCGGCCTGA